Proteins encoded in a region of the Pantoea agglomerans genome:
- a CDS encoding DUF2256 domain-containing protein, whose translation MRVFKGNKQSLPVRYCKNCKKPMTWRKKWEKCWDQVQYCSERCRREAKRGADANQA comes from the coding sequence ATGCGCGTTTTTAAGGGAAACAAACAGTCGCTGCCGGTACGCTATTGTAAAAACTGCAAGAAGCCGATGACCTGGCGTAAAAAATGGGAAAAGTGCTGGGATCAGGTGCAGTACTGCTCCGAACGCTGTCGCCGGGAAGCAAAGCGCGGCGCCGACGCTAACCAGGCGTGA